The window GATCTATCATCTCGACCGGGGCTACGAGCGGCTCGAGGAGAAGCTCGCCGCGCTCGGCGCTTCCATCCATCGCGTCAAATGAGCGATGACGCGAGCCATGCGGGTCATTGAGGCGGATCGGCGGGGGCCTGCCCCTTGGGGACGGAGGCCGCCCGCTGCGATGCGCGGAGTGACAAACTGACAGACTTGGGTGCCTCGCCGCTCGCCCGTCCGACGCCGCAGCCCGGACGCTACGACCCGGAGTTGCTGTTCCCGGTCGATCGTGCCGACGCGCGCGCCGCGATCGGGCTCGCGCCGCCGTTGCCGTTCGTCGGCCACGACGCGTGGACCGCGTGGGAACTCACCTGGCTCGACGCGCACGGCCGCCCGCAGGCGGCGGTGGCGCGTTTCGAGGTTCCCGCCGCGTCGCCGCGCATCGTCGAGTCGAAGTCGATGAAGCTCTTCCTCGCGTCGCTGCACGACGAACGCTTCGAGTCGCGGGAACAGGTCGTCGCGGCGATCGGACGCGACCTCGGGCGCGCGACGGGCGCGGAGGTGCGTGTGACGCTCGCGCTGCCGCCGGCCTATGGCGGGCTCGCCCGCGAACCGATGGATGGGGCGTCGATCGACCAGGCGCCGCTCGTCTCGGTGCCCGACGCGCCGGACGCCTCGCGCCTCGCGACCACGCCGTGGGACGGCGACGAGACGCTCTTCACCTCGCTGTTCCGTTCGGTCTGCCCGGTCACCGGCCAGCCCGACTACGCGGCCGTGAGCCTGCGCTACCGCGGCCCGCGCATCGAGCGCGGCTCGCTCCTCGCCTACCTCGTCGGCTACCGGCACCACCCCGGTTTCCACGAGCATTGCGTCGAGCGCATCTTCGTCGACGTCGCGGCCGCGTGCCGTCCGAGCAAGCTCGCCGTCGAGGCGCGCTTCACCCGTCGCGGCGGGATCGACATCAATCCGTTCCGTTCGAGCGAGGCGACCTGGCGCGCGCGCTCGGCGCCCGACGTGCGCCAATAGCGCGGGCCGGCCCGCCGGCCGCGACATCACGTTGCCCGGCGATCGATGAGGCGTGGCCCGGCGACGGCCCGGGAGGCGAGCGCGGGCGAACGGGTAGAATCCCCGGTTCCATGTCGCTCACGATCGCCCTGTCGAAAGGACGCATCCTCGACGAAACGCTGCCGCTCCTCGCGCTGGCGGGGATCGTGCCGGCCGAGGATCCGGACGTCTCGCGCAAGCTCGTGCTGCCGACGAACCGGAGCGGCGTGTCGCTGATGGTCGTGCGGGCCACCGACGTGCCGACCTACGTGCAGTGGGGCGCCGCCGACGTGGGCATCGCGGGCAAGGACGTGCTGCTCGAGCACGGCGGCGACGGGCTCTACCAGCCGGTGGATCTCGGCGTCGCGCGCTGCCGGATGTCGGTGGCCACGCGCCGCGGCTACGACTGGGCCGGCAACGTGCAGCGCGGCGCGAGGATCCGCGTCGCGACCAAGTACGTGACGATCGCCCGCGAGCACTTCGCCTCGAAGGGCATGCACGTCGACCTGATCAAGCTCTACGGGTCGATGGAACTCGCGCCGATCTCGGGGCTCGCCGACGCGATCGTCGACCTCGTGTCGAGCGGCAACACGCTCAGGGCCAACGATCTCGTCGAGGTCGAGACGGTCATGCCGATCACCGCGCGGCTCGTCGTGAACCCGGCCGCGCTCAAGCTGAAGCGCGACGTCGTCAAGCCGCTCGTCGACGCGATCGCGGCGGCCGTGCCCGCGCGCGCGGAGGCGGCGGCGTGACCGTCGTGTTTCGCCGGCTGTCGACCGTCTCGGCCGAGTTCGACGCCGAACTCGGGCGGCTGATCGCGTTCGAGGCGGGCCAGGACCCGGACATCGACGACGCGGTCGCGCGCATCGTCGACGAGGTGCGCCGGCACGGCGACGACGCCCTCCTCGAACTCTCCCGCAAGCATGACCGGCTCGAGTTGCCCTCGGCGGCGGCGTTCGAGATCTCGGCCGACGAGATGCGCCGCGCGTACGAACTCCTGCCCGACGGCCAGCGCGACGCGCTCGCGGCCGCCGCGGCGCGCATCCGCGCGTTCCACGAGGCGCAGAGGGCGCACGGCGGCGGCTTCGAGGTCGTCGAACCCGACGGCACCGTGCTCGGCCAGCGCGTCACGCCGCTCGACCGCGTCGGCATCTACGTGCCGGGCGGCAAGGCGGCGTACCCGTCGTCGGTGCTGATGAACGCGATCCCGGCGCAGGTCGCCGGCGTGCGCGAGATCGTGATGGTGGTTCCGACACCGGGCGGCGTGCGCAACGCGCTGGTGCTGGCTGCGGCGCACCTCGCGGGTGTGACGCGCGCGTTCACGGTCGGCGGCGCGCAGGCGATCGCCGCGCTCGCGTACGGCACCGAGACGATCCCCGCGGTCGACAAGATCTGCGGGCCGGGGAACGCCTACGTCGCGGCGGCCAAGCGCCGGGTGTTCGGCGCGGTCGGCATCGACATGGTGGCCGGCGTCTCCGAGATCCTGGTGATCGCGGACGCGTCGGCGAATCCGGACTGGGTCGCCATCGACCTCTTCTCGCAGGCCGAGCACGACGAGATGGCGCAGGCGATCCTGCTCACCCCCGACGACGCGCTGCTCGACGCGGTGGACGCGGCGATGCACCGCGCGCTCGCGTCGATGCCCCGGGCCGCCGTCATCGAGGCGTCGTTCGCGAAGCGCGGCGCGCTGGTGAAGGTTCGCGACCTCGCGGAAGCCTGCGAGGTCGCGAACCGCATCGCGGCCGAGCACCTCGAACTCGCGGTGGCCGACCCCGACGCGCTCCTGCCGCGCATCCGGCACGCCGGCGCGATCTTCGTCGGCCACCACGCCTGCGAGGCGCTCGGCGACTACTGCGCCGGACCCAACCACGTGCTGCCGACCGGCCGCACCGCGCGCTTCTCGTCGCCGCTCGGCGTCCACGATTTCCAGAAGCGCTCGAGCGTGCTGCGCATCTCCGCGGCCGGCGCGCGCACGCTCGCGCCGATCGCCGCGACGCTCGCGCACGGCGAGGGCCTCACCGCGCACGCACGCTCGGCGGAAGCCCGGCTCGCCGCCGCGGCAGGGCGGCGGGAACCGGCCGCGACATGAGCGGCCCGGCGCCCGTTCGCGCGGTCGAGGCGTCGGCGGTCGAGGCCCGCGTGGCCGCGACCATTCGAGGGGAGATCCTCGCGACGACGAGCTACGCGACCGCGAAGCCCGCGGGCATGATCGAGCTCCACGCGAACGAGAATCCCTTTCCGCTGCCCGCGTCGCTGCGCGGCGAACTCGCCGCCGTGCTGGCGGAGGCGGCGGTGAACCGCTATCCCGAAGGCGCGGGTGAAGGCGTGAAGCGCGCGCTCGCCGCCGCGCTGCCGATCCCGCACGGCGCGGAGATGGTGCTGGGCAACGGTTCCGACGAACTGATCCAGGTGATCACCGCGGCGGTGGCGCGCCCGGGCGCCGCGATCCTCGCGCCCGATCCGACCTTCGTCATGTACCGGATCTACGCCGCGCAATCGGCGGTGCGCTACGTGTCGGTGCCGCTGCGCGCGGATTTCACGCTCGACGACGAAGCGTTCGCCGCGGCGATCGGACGCGAACGTCCCGCGCTCGTGTGGCTCGCGAGCCCGAACAACCCGACCGGGCGCGCGCTGCCGCGCGCCTCGATCGAGCGCATCCTCGGCGCCGCGCCCGGCCTCGTGGTCGTCGACGAGGCCTACGCCGACTTCGCCGGGACCTCCTTCCTGCCGCGCGTGCTCGACTTCCCCAACCTGGTCGTGCTGCGGACGCTCTCCAAGATCGGGCTCGCCGGCGCGCGCCTGGGCTACGCGGTCGGGCATCCGGCCTGGATCGCGGAACTCGACAAGGTGCGATCGCCCTACAACGTGAACGCGCTGACGCAGGCCGCGGTCCCGGTGGTGCTCGCTGCCGCCGACGTGCTCGCGGCCCAGGTGGCGAAGATCGTCGCTGAACGCGCGCGCCTCGCTGCCGCGCTCGCCGCCGTCCCCGGCGCGGAGGTGACGCAGAGCGACGCGAACTTCCTGCTGGTGCGCGTGCCCGATGCGGACGCCATGGCGACGCGATTGCGCGCCGCCGGCATCCTGGTGAAGAATCTGCACGGCGGGCATCCGCTGACCGCGAACTGCCTGCGGATCACCGTCGGCACGCCCGCCGAGAACGATGCGCTGGTTCGCGCGATGACCCCGCCATGAACGCCCCGCCTCCTGCCCGCACCGCCCGCGTCGAGCGCCACACGCGCGAGACCCGGATCGTCGTCGAACTCGGCCTCGACGGCACCGGGCGCTCCGACCTCGCGTCGGGGATCCCGTTCCTCGACCACATGCTCGACCAGGTGGCCCGCCACGGTATGGTCGACCTGACCGTCCGAGCCGAGGGCGATCTCGAAATCGACGCGCACCACACGGTCGAGGACATCGGCATCGTGCTCGGGCAGGCGCTCGCGAAGGCCGTCGGCGACAAGACCGGGCTCGCGCGCTACGGCCACGCCTACGTGCCGCTCGACGAGGCGCTCTCGCGCGTCGTGATCGACCTGTCGGGGCGGCCGGGCCTCGAGTTCCACGTCGCCTTCACGCGCGCGCGCGTCGGGACCTTCGACGTCGATCTCACGCACGAATTCTTCCAGGGATTCGCCAACCACGCGTTCGCGACGCTGCACGTCGACAACCTGCGCGGCGCGAACGCCCATCACCAGTGCGAGACGGTGTTCAAGGCGTTCGGGCGCGCGCTGCGCATGGCGGTCGCCCGCGATCCGCGCGCGGCGGGGGCCATTCCCTCGACCAAGGGAGCGCTTTGACAGTTGTCAGTTGTCAGTTGACAGTTGGCAGTGGTGGCGGCGCTTCCGGTGGTACTACGCCTTTCAACTGACTACCGAACCCGGCGCTCGATGCGCCGCCACCGGAGACACCGGCATCACTGCCAACTGTCAACTGTGAACTGACTCCTGAACCCGGCGCTCGACGCGCCGCCACCGGAGACTCCGTCGCTACTGCCAACGGACAACTGTCAACTGAACACTGAATGATCGCGGTCATCGACTACGGCATGGGCAACCTTCGCTCGGTGGCGAAGGCGCTGCGGCATGTCGCGCCGGCGAGCGAGGTCGTCGTGACGGGCGACGCAGCGGTCGTGCGGCGCGCGGAGCGCGTCGTGCTGCCGGGGCAGGCGGCGATGCCGGATTGCATGCGCTGCCTGGATGCGTCCGGGCTGCGCGAAGTCGTGATCGAGGTCGCGCGCGACCGGCCGTTCCTCGGCGTCTGCCTCGGGCTGCAGATGCTGTTCGACGCGAGCGAGGAAGGGCCGACGGCGTGCCTGGGGATCCTGGCCGGACAGGTCGTGCGTTTCCGCGACGACGCGATGGCGCTTCCGGACGGCGAGCGCCTGAAGGTCCCGCACATGGGCTGGAGCCGCGTGCACCAGGCGCGTGCGCACCCGCTCTGGGAGCGCATCGCCGACGACGAGCGCTTCTACTTCGCGCACAGCTACCATCCGGTCCCGGGGGACCGGAGCGTGGTCGCGGCCACCACCGACTATCCCGCGCCGTTTACTTGCGCGGTGGCACGGGCTAATATCTTCGCGACCCAGTTCCATCCGGAGAAGAGCCACCGCGCCGGTCTGCAGTTGCTCGCCAACTTCGTCGCCTGGAACGGACGCGCCTGACGGGCGCGCCCTCCGCACCGCCGCCATCCCCCACGCCCGCGGCCATGCTGATCATTCCCGCCATCGACATCAAGGACGGCCACTGCGTCCGCCTGAAGCAGGGCGACATGCAGGCGGTGACCGTGTTCTCCGAGGATCCCGCCGCCATGGCGCAGCACTGGCTCGAGCGCGGCGCGGAGCGGCTGCACATCGTCGACCTGAACGGCGCGGTCGCCGGGCGGCCGAAGAACGAACTCGCCATCCGCGAGATCGTGAGCGTCGTCGGCGAGGAGATCCCGGTCCAGCTGGGCGGCGGCATCCGCGACCTCGACACGATCGAGCGCTACCTCGACGACGGCATCACCTACGTGGTGATCGGCACCGCCGCGGTGAAGAATCCGGGCTTCCTGCACGATGCGTGCTACGCGTTCCCCGGCCACATCATCGTCGGCCTCGACGCGCGCGACGGCAAGGTGGCGACCGACGGCTGGTCGAAGATGACCGGCCACGACGTGATCGACCTCGCCCGCAAGTTCGAGGACTACGGCGTCGAGGCGGTCGTCTACACCGACATCGGGCGCGACGGCATGCTGACCGGCATCAACGTCGAGGCGACGGTGCGGCTCGCGAAGGCGATCAAGGTGCCGGTGATCGCGTCCGGCGGCCTGTCCTCGCTCGACAACGTCCGCACGCTGATGAAGCACGAGGCCGACGGCATCGTCGGCGCGATCGCGGGCCGGGCGATCTACGAGGGCACGCTCGACTTCGCGCAGGCGGTCGAGGCGGGAAGGCAGAAGTCAGTTGACAGTTGACAGTTGGCAGTTGGCAGTGGCGCCGGAGTCTCCAGTGGCGGCGCGTGGAGCGCCGCTGCGAGATCGTGGTAGGTCAACCGTCAGCCTGCGAATTTCGATGTGTCGACGCGAAGAGCGTCCGACTCAAGTCGGACCTGCCGCCGACCCGCAACGGCGCTGAATGCGCCGCCACCGGAAACGCCGACCGCACTGTCAACTGCCAACTGCCAACTGAACACTGATGCTGGCCAAACGGATCATCCCCTGCCTCGACGTCGCCGCCGGCCGCGTCGTGAAGGGCGTCAACTTCGTGAACCTGCGTGACGCGGGCGACCCGGTCGAAGTCGCGCGGCGCTACGACGAAGAGGGCGCGGACGAGCTCGCGTTCCTCGACATCCGCGCGAGCATCGAGACGCGCGGACTGCTGTGCGACATGATCGAGGCGGTCGCCGACCAGGTGTTCATCCCGCTGACCGTGGGCGGCGGCGTCAACACGATCGAGGACATCCGCGCGCTTCTGAACGCGGGCGCCGACAAGGTCAGCATCAACACGGCCGGCGTGAAGCGCCCCGAGTTCATCGCCGAGGCGTCGGCGCGCTTCGGCGCGCAGTGCGTGGTCGCGGCGATCGACGCGAAGCAATGCGCGGTGGACGCCTGGCAGGTCGTCATCCACGGCGGACGCACGCCGACCGGGCTCGACGCGATCGACTGGGCGCGGGAGGTCGCGTCGCTCGGCGCCGGCGAGATCCTGCTCACGAGCATGGACCGCGACGGCGCGAAGACCGGCTTCGACCTGAAGCTCACGCGCGCGGTGGCCGACGCGGTCGACGTTCCGGTCATCGCGTCGGGGGGCGTCGGGTCGCTCGAACATCTGGTCGACGGCATCGTCCTGGGGGGCGCGGACGCGGTGCTCGCCGCGTCGATCTTCCATTACGGCGAGTACACGATCGCGCAGGCGAAGTCCGCGATGCGCGGCGCGGGCATCGAGGTGCGATGATGCGCCGGGACCTCCGTTGTCCGATGCCTGCCGCACTTCGCGGCCGCTCGACCGGATACGCGACCCGCACGACGGATCCTCGCGGCGCGGGCGGTTCGAACGCGGCGCTCCGGCCATGAGCTATCTCGACGCCGTCCGCTGGAACGCCGACGGTCTCGTTCCCGCGATCGCCCAGGACCAGGCGACCGGGCGGGTGCTGACGCTCGCCTGGATGAACCGCGAGGCGCTCGAGCGCACCGCCGCCACGCGCGAGGCGCACTACTGGTCGCGTTCGCGGGGACGCCTGTGGCGCAAGGGCGAATCCTCGGGCCACGTCCAGCACGTGCGCGAGATCCGGCTCGACTGCGACGAGGACGCGATCCTCATCGTCGTCGAGCAGGCGGGCGGCATCGCCTGCCACACCGGCCGCGCGCGCTGCTTCCACCAGCGGCTCGACGACGGCGCGTGGCGCGTCGACGAACCGGTGCTGCGCGACCCGAAGGCGATCTATGGCGACTGACGGCACGCGCGCGGACGTTCTCGCGCGCCTGGCGGCGACGATCGAGTCGCGCCGCGGCGCGGATCCGGCATCGTCCTATGTCGCTAGCCTTCTCGCGAAGGGCCGCGACGCGATCCTGAAGAAGATCGGCGAGGAGGCGACCGAAACGGTCATGGCGTCGAAGGACGGCGTCCCCTCGCGTGTCGCCGCGGAGATGGCGGACCTCTGGTTCCATTGCCTCGTGCTGCTCGCGCATCACGGACTCTCGCCCGATGACGTGCTCGAGGAACTCGAGCGGCGCGAGGGCCGCTCCGGACACGACGAGAAGGCCTCGCGGCGCTGAGGCGGCGCGCGATCCGCGGCGCGTGCCCTACGAGCGCACCCAGTTCGGGACCCTGATGGCGGTGGGGACGCTCCTGGGCTTCGCCGCCGCGGGTTACGTGCTCGCGTTCGTCGTGTCGCCCGCGACGCGCGAGGCCGTCCCCTGGCTGACTTGGGCGCTCTGCGGCGTGCTCGTCGCGGGATTCCTGCTCGTGGGCTGGATGCGCGTGCGTGTCGACGATCGCAGGTTGCACGCGGTCATGGGCGTCGGACTGCTGCGCAAATCGGTCGAGATCGCCGACGTGCGCAAGGCCGAGGTCGTCCGGACGCGGGTCCTGTGGGGATGGGGCGTCCATCTGACGCCGGCCGGTTGGCTATACAATGTCGGCGGCCGCTGGGCAGTCCGGCTGGAACTCGCCTCCGAGCGGGCGGTCATGATCGGGAGCGACGACCCGGGAGGGCTCCACGACGCCATCGAAGCCGCGCGGGCCGCGGCCAACCGACCACGCTGATCCATGCACGATCCGGACTGCATCTTCTGCAAGATCGTCGCCGGCAGGATTCCCTGCCGGAAAGCGCACGAGGACGGCGAGGTCCTGGCGTTCCACGACATCCAGCCGCAGGCGCCGGTGCATGTGCTGTTGATCCCGAAGAAGCACATCGCGACGCTGTACGATGCGGCGCCCGCCGACGAGGCGCTCCTGGGGCGCATGCTGGCGCTGGCGCCCTCGATCGCGAAGGCGCAGGGCGCGAACGACGGGTTCCGGGTCATCGTGAACACCGGACGCGTCGGCAATCAGGAAGTGCAGCACGTTCATCTGCACGTGATCGGGGGGCCGGACCCGCTGGGCCGGATGCTCCCCCGCAAGGAACCGTAAGGAGAAGGACATGGGCGGTCTCTCGATCTGGCACTGGCTGATCGTGCTTCTGGTCGTCGTGCTGATCTTCGGCACGAAGAAGCTTCGCAATATCGGGCAGGACCTCGGTGGCGCGGTCAAGGGTTTCAAGGAAGGCGTGAAGGGCGCCGAGGACGACGCGAACGCCGCGAAGTCGGCGGCCGCCGACGCCACGAACCCGGCGAAGCTCGGCGGACAGACCCTCGAAGGCGAGGTCCGCAAGGAAACGACGACCCGGTCGTAGCCTCCGCGCGAGTCCTCGCGCCCGGCGCCGCGCCGCGCGCGCGGCACCGTCATGTTCGACATCGGCTTCTCCGAAATCGTCGTCATCGCCGTCGTGGCGCTGATCGTGCTCGGCCCCGAGCGTCTGCCCAAGGCCGCGCGCACGCTCGGCCACCTGTTCGGGCGGCTGCAGCGCTACGTGAACGAGGTGAAGTCGGACATCAGCCGCGAGATGGAGCTGGAGGAACTGAGGAAGGTGCAGCAGGAGGTCAAGTCCGCGGCGCGCGAATTCGAGCAGTCGGTCACGACCGCCGCGCAGGACGTCGAGAGCGGCGTGCGCGACGTCGAGCGCCAGCTCAACACGGCGGGAGAGACCCCGACGGCCGAGCCGCAGCCTTCCTCCGATCCGGCACCGCCCGCCGTGACGGCGGGCGTCGAGGCGCCCGCGGGCGAACCCGCGCGCCAGCCGAGCCTGCCCGGCTTCGATCGGATCTGACGGGAGCCCGGGTTGAGCGAGCCCGCCGACGCCACGCAGCAGGAGACGTTCATCTCGCACCTGGTCGAGCTGCGCGACCGGCTGCTGCGCGCGATCATCGCCGTCGTCGTCGTGATGCTGGCGCTGTTCCCGTGGGCGAAGGACATCTACGCGCTGCTCGCGCGGCCGCTCCTCGCGGTGCTGCCGCACGGCGCGACGATGATCGCCACCGACGTCACCGGCACCTTCCTCGTGCCGCTCAAGGTGACCGCGATGGCCGCGTTCGTGCTGGCGCTGCCCTACGTGCTGTGGCAGGCGTGGGCGTTCGTCGCGCCCGGCCTCTACCACCACGAGAAGCGGCTCGCGCTGCCGGTGATCGTGTCGTCGGTGGTGTTCTTCGCGGTCGGGATGGCGTTCGCGTACTTCTTCGTGTTCCCGGTCGCGTTCGGCTTCTTCGCCGGCTACGCGCCCGCGGGCGTGCAGATGATGACCGACATCGACAAGTACCTGTCGTTCGTGCTGACGATGTTCATCGCGTTCGGACTCACGTTCGAGACGCCGGTCGTCGTCATCGTGCTCGTGCGCCTGCGCATCGTGTCGCTCGAGAAGCTCCGGGCGGCGCGCCCCTACGTGATCGTCGGCGCGTTCGTGATCGGCGCGATCTTCACGCCGCCCGACGTGGTCTCGCAGCTCATGCTCGCGATCCCGCTGTGGGTGCTCTTCGAACTGGGACTCGTGCTCGCGCGGATCATCGGGACCGGCGCCGCGCCGGTCGGCGACGAAGCGGCGTAGCGAAGCTGTCCCCCGCCCGTGGGGGCGGGCACATCGCGGTGCCCTGGTAGAGCCGGCGTCGGACGCCCGGCCTCAGGACGTGACCTTCGGCCGCTTGCCGACCACCACGACGAGACTCACCGGCTGTTTCGCGCGCACGACCACGACCTTCGCGCTCGACCCGGGCTCGAGCTCGGCGATGCGCGAGAGGAGTGCCGCGGTATCGCGCGTCGGCTTGCCCTCGAGTTCGACGACGAGGTCGAGCGGGCGGAGCCCCGCCTTGTCGGCCGGTCCGTCGCGGACGAGCGCCCGCACGACCACGCCGTCGCTGCGATCGAGCGCGAGCGCGCGCTGCAGCTCCGGGTTCAGGTCCTGCGGCTCGACACCGAGCCAGCCGCGCGTGACTTCGCCGTCGCGGATGATCTGCTCGAGGACGGAGCGCGCGAGCGTGACCGGAATCGCGAACGCGATGCCGAGCGAGCCGCCCGACGGCGAGAAGATCGCGCTGTTGATGCCGATCAGGTTGCCGTTCGCATCGACCAGCGCGCCGCCCGAGTTGCCCGGGTTGATCGGCGCGTCGGTCTGGATGAAGTCCTCGAACCGGTTGAGGTTGAGCGCCTTGCGCCCGAGCGCCGAGACGATGCCCGACGTGACGGTGTGTCCGAAGCCGTACGCGTTGCCGATCGCGAGCACCGGGTCGCCGACCTCGACGTGATCGAGCGACCCGAAGGTGATCGACGGCAGTCCGGTCGCGTTGGCCTTCAGGACCGCGAGATCGCTCTCCGGATCGGTCCCGACGATGCGCGCCGACAGCGGGCGCCCGTCGGCGAGCGCGAGTTCGATGTCGTCGGCGCCCGCGATCACATGGTGGTTGGTGAGGACGTAACCCTCGGGCGAGACGATCACGCCGGAACCGAGCGAGGTGAGCTTCTGCGGCGCGGCGCGCTGCGCGAGTTCCGGGAAGAATCGGCGCAGGATCTCGTCGTCGAACATCGGGTTGACGCGCGCGGCCGTCTCCTTGCTGGTCCGGATGCTGACGACCGCCGGCGTGGCCTTGCGTGCCGCCAGCGCGAGCGATGCCGGCGGGGCCGTGCGCACCGTTCCCGTCGGAACGGCGGGCGCTTCCTGCGTGAGCACGACCGGGCTGATGCGGGCGGCGTTCCGGGGCAGGAGGTCGGGACGCAGCGTCGCCACGACGAACAGCGCGGCGACGCACAGCGTGGAGGCCTGCGCGAAGAGGAGCCAGAAACGTCGAAGCACGGTTGGGTGACCGGAAGGCGGCGGGAGATCGAGTATAGCGCCGGACCGGCGGCCGGCCATCGCCGCCGGCGCCGGGTTTTCGGCGCAAGATGCTGATCCTGAAACGCTTTTCGGCAAGCGCTTCCGGCGGACCGGGCGAATCCCGTATAATCGGCGGGTTTTTGCGGGTCACAAGGGGCAACCGCGCGAATCTGGCGCAGCGGGACAGGGTTCAAGGCAGGTCGGTGCAACGCCCCGGACTCCTCGAGAAGCATCCTCCGCGCAAGGCGATCATGGACGAAGCACTGGTGGACAAGGGGAAGCGCCGTTTCCTGATCGGCGCGACGGGCGTCGTCGGCGGCGTGGGCGCG of the Burkholderiales bacterium genome contains:
- the tatC gene encoding twin-arginine translocase subunit TatC; amino-acid sequence: MSEPADATQQETFISHLVELRDRLLRAIIAVVVVMLALFPWAKDIYALLARPLLAVLPHGATMIATDVTGTFLVPLKVTAMAAFVLALPYVLWQAWAFVAPGLYHHEKRLALPVIVSSVVFFAVGMAFAYFFVFPVAFGFFAGYAPAGVQMMTDIDKYLSFVLTMFIAFGLTFETPVVVIVLVRLRIVSLEKLRAARPYVIVGAFVIGAIFTPPDVVSQLMLAIPLWVLFELGLVLARIIGTGAAPVGDEAA
- the tatB gene encoding twin-arginine translocase subunit TatB, whose protein sequence is MFDIGFSEIVVIAVVALIVLGPERLPKAARTLGHLFGRLQRYVNEVKSDISREMELEELRKVQQEVKSAAREFEQSVTTAAQDVESGVRDVERQLNTAGETPTAEPQPSSDPAPPAVTAGVEAPAGEPARQPSLPGFDRI
- a CDS encoding trypsin-like peptidase domain-containing protein codes for the protein MLRRFWLLFAQASTLCVAALFVVATLRPDLLPRNAARISPVVLTQEAPAVPTGTVRTAPPASLALAARKATPAVVSIRTSKETAARVNPMFDDEILRRFFPELAQRAAPQKLTSLGSGVIVSPEGYVLTNHHVIAGADDIELALADGRPLSARIVGTDPESDLAVLKANATGLPSITFGSLDHVEVGDPVLAIGNAYGFGHTVTSGIVSALGRKALNLNRFEDFIQTDAPINPGNSGGALVDANGNLIGINSAIFSPSGGSLGIAFAIPVTLARSVLEQIIRDGEVTRGWLGVEPQDLNPELQRALALDRSDGVVVRALVRDGPADKAGLRPLDLVVELEGKPTRDTAALLSRIAELEPGSSAKVVVVRAKQPVSLVVVVGKRPKVTS